AGCGATCGCCTCGGCCACGCGCTGGCCATCCATCGCGGCGCTCACGATCCCGCCTGCATGGCCGGCGCCTTCGCCGCAGGGGTACAGGCCCGGTGCTCCAGCATGCTCGAGCGTGATCCCGTCGCGGGGCACGCGCACCGGTGAGCTGGTGCGGCTCTCCACCGCCACTACCACCGCGTCATTGGTGCGGTAGCCGCGCATCTTCAGGCCGAAGGCCTTGAAGCCCTCGCGCAAGCGCAGCGAGACCTCGTGCGGCAGAAGCTCATCCACGCGCCATGGAACGATGCCCGGCGGATAACTGCATTCGGGCAGATCGAGGGAGGCTCGGCCTTGTATGAAATCTTCGAGGCGCTGGGCGGGCGCGCTCTGCCGCATGCCGCCCGCTCTCCACGCGGCGTGCTCAGCATCCCGCTGGTAGTGCATGCCCCAGAGCGGGTCCGACGGATCGCGCCGGATCCCTCGCGCATGCTCGGGGGCAATGGTCACCACCACGCCCGAGTTGGCGAAGGGATTGTTGCGCTTGCTCGGGCTCCAGCCATTGGTGACCACTTCATCGGGCGCAGTGGCGCAAGGCGCGATGATCCCTCCGGGGCACATGCAGAAGCTGTAAACGCCCAGGCCTTCGACCTGCTGCACCAGGCTGTAGCTGGCGGGCGGCAGGTAGGGGTCGCGCACCGCACAATGGTATTGCGCTTGATCGATGATCGCCTGCGGATGCTCCACGCGCACGCCGAGTGCGAAGTCCTTGCGTTCGATGCGGATCCCTTCGGCCGCGAGCATGCGGAAGATGTCGCGCGCGGAATGGCCCGTGGCCAGCACGGTAGCGGCCGCGGTCAGAGCTGTTCCATCGGCGAGGCGCACGCCGCGCACCGCGCTCCCGTCGCGCAGCAGCCCCGTCACCTTGCAGTTGAAGCGCACCTCGCCCCCTGCGCGCACGATGGCCTCGCGGATGGCGGTGATGATGCCCGGCAGCTTGTTGGTGCCGATGTGCGGATGCGCATCCACGAGTATGTCGGCACTGGCGCCGAAGGCCACCAGCGCCCGCAGCACGCCTTCCACATCGCCCCGCTTGTGGCTGCGCGTGTAGAGCTTGCCATCGCTGTAGGTGCCGGCGCCCCCTTCGCCGAAGCAGTAGTTGCTGTCAGGGTCCACCACGTGCAGCTTGTTGATCGCGGCAAGGTCGCGGCGGCGCGCGCGCACATCCTTTCCGCGCTCGAGGACCACCGGCCGCAGCCCGCGCTCGATGCAGCGCAAGGCGCAGAAGAGCCCGGCCGGCCCCGCGCCAACGATGACCACCGCCGGGGATCCACTCACGTCGTGCAGGTCAGGTGCTGCCGCGGGCTCATCGGCGATGGGCGCATCGCTCACCAGCACGCGCATGCGGATGAGCGGCTGCTTGCTCCGCGCATCCACCGAGCGCTTGAGCACCCGCGAGGCCATGGCCGTTCCCCGCGCCATGGCCGCTGCCTCTTCAGCGGCATCGCGCACCAGCACCGGGTCTGCGGCCTCTCGCGGCGATAGGGCTATCTCGACGGTGCGCTGCATCGGCCCGCAAGATGCGGTCAAGCGCGGGATCCCGGTGAACCGGGGCAACTGCGCACAGGCCAGGAGCCCGCCTCGCGCTCAACCCTCGAAGGTGAAGGTGAGCACCCACGCCTTCGAGCGGATGCTGTCGATCGGTCGGCTGAAGCGCGTATCGTCGTCGATGAGCAGGTTCGGGAAGCCGAAGCTGGTCTTGAGCTCGATCCCGAATTTGAAATAGGGCAGGAACATGTCGAAGCCGCCGCCGACCTCTGCGGCGTAGTCGTACTTCGCCAGCTTCACCACGATCTCGTCGTCGAGCGCATTGTCCACATCCTTCTGGCTCGCCATGTCGATCGCGAACTTGCCGCCGCCGATCAGGTACACCGCGAAGTTGTTGATGCGGTCGCTCCGGAACTTGGCGAGCACGGGGAACTCGAGATAGGTGCTCTCCACGGGCTTCTGGAAGATGACCTCGCGGCCATCGGAGCGCAGGAAGGTGTACTGCAGCTTGCGCTCCTGGAAGGACAGCGTGGGCAGCAGCCGGATGCTGAAATTCTTGTTCAGGTTGTAACTGGCCACGATGCCGAGGTTGAAGCCCGGCTGGCGGATGTGGTCGAGGGCGAGCAGGGTGTCGGTGAGGATCCCGGGCTTCATCCTCACGTTCAGGTCGCTGGTGTTGTAGCTGAGCAGGAAGCCGAAATGGAAGGGGCGCAGGTCGAAGGTGGGCAGGTTCTCCTGCACGATGCGACGATCGCGCTGCGCAGCCGATGGCAGCGAGAGCAGGAGGATGCTGGCGATGGTGAAGTGGCGCGCGCGGAGGATCATGGATGCGGCAACGAAAGTAGGCAGCGATCCTTGCGCGCGCGGGCGGTTCATGCGCGCGCGCTGTAGATCGTCGCGATGCCGCCGGTCACGGTTTCCGCCTTCGCATC
The DNA window shown above is from Flavobacteriales bacterium and carries:
- a CDS encoding NAD(P)/FAD-dependent oxidoreductase translates to MQRTVEIALSPREAADPVLVRDAAEEAAAMARGTAMASRVLKRSVDARSKQPLIRMRVLVSDAPIADEPAAAPDLHDVSGSPAVVIVGAGPAGLFCALRCIERGLRPVVLERGKDVRARRRDLAAINKLHVVDPDSNYCFGEGGAGTYSDGKLYTRSHKRGDVEGVLRALVAFGASADILVDAHPHIGTNKLPGIITAIREAIVRAGGEVRFNCKVTGLLRDGSAVRGVRLADGTALTAAATVLATGHSARDIFRMLAAEGIRIERKDFALGVRVEHPQAIIDQAQYHCAVRDPYLPPASYSLVQQVEGLGVYSFCMCPGGIIAPCATAPDEVVTNGWSPSKRNNPFANSGVVVTIAPEHARGIRRDPSDPLWGMHYQRDAEHAAWRAGGMRQSAPAQRLEDFIQGRASLDLPECSYPPGIVPWRVDELLPHEVSLRLREGFKAFGLKMRGYRTNDAVVVAVESRTSSPVRVPRDGITLEHAGAPGLYPCGEGAGHAGGIVSAAMDGQRVAEAIAARYGVRA
- a CDS encoding PorT family protein, whose amino-acid sequence is MILRARHFTIASILLLSLPSAAQRDRRIVQENLPTFDLRPFHFGFLLSYNTSDLNVRMKPGILTDTLLALDHIRQPGFNLGIVASYNLNKNFSIRLLPTLSFQERKLQYTFLRSDGREVIFQKPVESTYLEFPVLAKFRSDRINNFAVYLIGGGKFAIDMASQKDVDNALDDEIVVKLAKYDYAAEVGGGFDMFLPYFKFGIELKTSFGFPNLLIDDDTRFSRPIDSIRSKAWVLTFTFEG